A stretch of DNA from Gigantopelta aegis isolate Gae_Host unplaced genomic scaffold, Gae_host_genome ctg6902_pilon_pilon, whole genome shotgun sequence:
ACTTGCCATGGTAAGCTGGGTATTGGGTGGCTGATCATGGTTTCCttttgtttcatgttttgatGCATCTGGCATGTGCTACAGTTTGTGACTGATTTTTCAATGTCAGAGATCATTCCAGGCCAGAAAAGTGTTGTGCATGCCCGCGAATGGCACTTTTCGACACTAAAATGGCCTGCATGTATTTGCAATAAAATTTCTTGCCGCAATGTTTTCGGAATGACTATGCGGTCACTCTTGAAAATCAGCCCATCTGCATACATCAATTTATCTCGATGGTTCCAGTGGTCAAGAATCAGTTCAGGGCATTCTCTGCATTGGCTTGGCCACCCTGATATTATGAAGTGCTTAAGCACTTGCATGCTTTCATCATTGGCTGTGCATGTCCGAATCTCTGCTAGTTTTGGGTCACTGATTGGAAGAGTTTCAAACAAATAGTGGACAGCGACATCTGCTTTTTTTGCTAACTCATCCTTTATTGGCTTTGCATTTATGATAAGTTTGCGGCTTAGGCAATCGGTTACAGGTATGTCCTTTCCAGGTCTGTGAATGATATCGATATCATATCTGTAGCATTGAAGCTCGAGGATCATTCTCTGTATAGACGTGTAGGAGCTGCCGATATTGGTTTACGCATTATTGTCTCCAGTGGTTTGTGGTCAGATTCTACTGTTGTTTTTCGCCCGTACATGTACTGACGGAACCGTTCGCAGCCATATACAATGGCAAGCATTTCCCTCTCAATAGTTGCCCAGTTCTGCTTTGATTCATCAAGGGCCCTCGACATGTACTCAATCGGTGGGCCCTCTTGCATGAGTGTGGCACTTGCATGAGTGTGACACTTGCATGAGTGTGACACTTGTCTGCAGCTCAGTTTTGTTAGGCcacct
This window harbors:
- the LOC121366739 gene encoding uncharacterized protein K02A2.6-like; translated protein: MILELQCYRYDIDIIHRPGKDIPVTDCLSRKLIINAKPIKDELAKKADVAVHYLFETLPISDPKLAEIRTCTANDESMQVLKHFIISGWPSQCRECPELILDHWNHRDKLMYADGLIFKSDRIVIPKTLRQEILLQIHAGHFSVEKCHSRACTTLFWPGMISDIEKSVTNCSTCQMHQNMKQKETMISHPIPSLPWQVIASDIFNFDGKEYVLVVDYYSKYPEVDHLSDTRSRTVINNIKES